The Microcaecilia unicolor chromosome 3, aMicUni1.1, whole genome shotgun sequence nucleotide sequence GTTATTCTATTTGACCTTTTGCTATAAAAAGATGGTCTATAAATACAAATGAATGAAATATGTACTGTTGATGTTAATTGTTACCACTTAAACGCTTGAacaggtgggatataaatataacaaatgaAAAACATCATTTAATTTGTCATGGTATGACAGCCAAGCATGTTTAAGAGGAGGAGGTTGGCATGAGAGTAAAGTTCAAGTTGTACCAAGGAATGATCGCTGTCCACATAAACTCTTAATGTAATTctataaaaaaaggggggggggggagggccaagATTTAGGCATCTAAACGGCAACTATCTGGAACCTCTTCCACAAAGGAaattaggtgcctactttcctttctagaataatagtagagaggtgtggtagccgtgttagtccactcttaaggttatcaacagaaatcaaacaaaataaaacatggaaaagaaaataagatgataccttttttattggacacaacttaatacatttctagaaatgtattaagttatgtccaataaaaaaggtatcatcttattttcttttccatgttttattttgtttgatttctatagaataATAGTGTAATCAGGTCTACACACGCATGCGTGAGACATAAAGCTGGTGTCAATGCTCATACCTAGACTGGGGAGATGTAACTGACCGTGCTCTATAAATTAGATGAGAAATATGTGCCCCACCCAGACTTCCCCTGTGTGAACATCCACCCACAAAATACATGTCATTGAAGATCCGTGCGTACGTACAGAAAAGCTCGGCTCAGAattatttatgcacatacatCTTCACATATGACTAGGATACCAGGATTTCCGCACTTCTTTGCTGCCTAAATGTAAATGGCTCCTTACAATATTACCTCCTTAGCATTAAGGGTTCCAAGGCCAGCAAGTCAGACCATAGAAGTCATCTGCACAGTGATTACTGGTCATCACTTGAATGCCATAGGGGGACACAGCCCTATTGGTTCAAATCTGCTCCAACAGCTCGACTCACTAGCATCCCTTAAGTGTGACGAGCAGGGCTGGCTGTTGCTCATACCTAGGTCTGCAAGCACTCGGAATCAAGTATGCCTCTTCCCACATGTCCTAAACCAGTGGATGCCGTGGATTCTCCGGTGCCTCACGAGACTGTCCTTCCGGGGGAATCTCTTGCCACACTCAGCACAGGTATAAGGTCTCTCCCCCGTGTGGGTCCTGCGGTGACTCTGAAGATCTGTGTTCTGGTGGAAGCTCCTCGTGCAGTCTGTGCATGCATAGGGCCGCTCGCCTGTGTGGATCCTCCGATGCCGGTTGAGGCCCGACTTCTGGCTGAAGTATTTGCCACACTGAGCACACTGGTACGGCTTCTCCCCCGTGTGGGTTCTCAGGTGCATGAGGAGATTTGACTTCCGGCTGAAGCACTTCTCACATGCTGGGCACTGATTAGACACTCCTCTGCTGTGAAATGTCCAGTGAACTTTCGTATTGTAAGCCCTGGGGAAGTATTTCCCAGACAAATTAGAGTTTAAGAGGGGCAATTTTGGAAGCAATGCCATATCAGCTCTGTAGTTTTCTTGCTTCAAAGAACTTTCCTTGTATTCTGTGACTAGCTGCTCCTTCCTTCCTGAATGGATCCTCCTGTGGGTAAGGACAGTCAGGTTCTCAGCTAATTTTTTCTCACGTTCAATACTGGTGCATGACCTCTCCTCAGTACACACTCCCTGCGACTCAGCCCACCTGTGCCCTAGACAGTCTTGCTGAGTCCTTTCCTTGGTGCACTGTGTGATGAAGGCATCTCCCATATCCAAGCGCTGGCGATCACGAGTGTCTTTCTTCCTGAACACTGCCTTCGGCTTTCTCCGGCAATCCTCCGATCTCCGACGATTCGGCCTTCCCTCTGTGTGTCCATCCTCTGTTGGATTAATACGAAAGTCATAATTTACTTTCGGCGGTCAGGAGGAGACCAGAAAAGAGGCATTGTGAGGGATTTGATGAGATGTAAGGTATGCTCCCCTCCTCACATGCAATGCTAGGCCCTCAACAGACACAAGAATAATAAAGTTAGTCAAACGGCATGCAAATGGAAGGCAAGGGAAAGTCACAATCCAGCATTACTGTAGCATCactggatttgtattgttttgttatATCTACAGAAAattggagggaggcagagagaacCCTGGAAACCTGCAATGCTATTTACTGTAGGTTCAGCCATTACTTGAGTCCTCCCCCGATATGCTGGTACCACCCAGAAGTATTCTGTTACTAAGCAGACTAGAAGACCCGACCCCATGACAGAAGCCTactggacttcctgagcccatacgccaagccccctccatgcccatcttcaaatccttactcaaagcccacctcttcaatgtcaccttcagcacataaccattatacctctactcaggaaatctagactgccccaatttgacat carries:
- the LOC115466414 gene encoding zinc finger protein 773-like isoform X2, with protein sequence MSLKTSVTFKDVAAYFSEEEWAALEEWQKELYRSVMKEIHAALLSLGYRIVNPDAVFWVKNKLEPNAKWSQDLGEIQSINVSYSNSATPCPDILMRIKTDVESPLSDPGNPGKEDVAGENPSASHTATDPAISVRIKEEEGSCAQDPLYSIGTDCIYSPSTVTGGSVFQPHQFLQSKEEENSGTDPGALGNGSEYCSTTEDGHTEGRPNRRRSEDCRRKPKAVFRKKDTRDRQRLDMGDAFITQCTKERTQQDCLGHRWAESQGVCTEERSCTSIEREKKLAENLTVLTHRRIHSGRKEQLVTEYKESSLKQENYRADMALLPKLPLLNSNLSGKYFPRAYNTKVHWTFHSRGVSNQCPACEKCFSRKSNLLMHLRTHTGEKPYQCAQCGKYFSQKSGLNRHRRIHTGERPYACTDCTRSFHQNTDLQSHRRTHTGERPYTCAECGKRFPRKDSLVRHRRIHGIHWFRTCGKRHT